In Streptomyces chartreusis, the following proteins share a genomic window:
- a CDS encoding carboxymuconolactone decarboxylase family protein, with translation MEPRLDYFGNPLAGKVLRHINSASKLLADSSLPITIQELVKIRASQINGCGFCTDMHTKDAAEAGETAQRLNLVAAWREAKVFTEAERAALELAEQGTRIADAAGGVTDEAWADAAKHFDEEQLVALISLLGVINAYNRINVINQQPAGDYQPGQFG, from the coding sequence GTGGAACCGCGTCTCGACTACTTCGGAAACCCCCTCGCGGGAAAGGTGCTGCGGCACATCAACTCGGCGAGCAAGCTGCTCGCGGACTCGTCCCTGCCGATCACGATCCAGGAACTGGTGAAGATCCGCGCCAGCCAGATCAACGGCTGCGGCTTCTGCACGGACATGCACACCAAGGACGCCGCCGAGGCCGGTGAGACCGCGCAGCGCCTGAACCTGGTCGCGGCCTGGCGGGAGGCCAAGGTCTTCACGGAGGCCGAGCGCGCCGCCCTGGAGCTGGCGGAGCAGGGCACCCGTATCGCCGACGCGGCCGGCGGCGTCACCGACGAGGCCTGGGCCGACGCGGCGAAGCACTTCGACGAGGAGCAACTCGTGGCGCTGATCTCGCTGCTCGGCGTCATCAACGCCTACAACCGCATCAACGTCATCAACCAGCAGCCCGCCGGGGACTACCAGCCCGGCCAGTTCGGCTGA